The following is a genomic window from bacterium.
TTCAACAATTCAACTCGCGGAAGAAATTAAACTCCCAGTTGGCAGACACGTCATATCCTCAATTGAAGAAAAACCACTCTGGACAGCACCTGAGTCTTACTTCGTTGAGAGACTCCTTGAAGTGCCTGCTCCGGAAGAACGCAATCTCTACGGCGCACTTGGACCAAAGGCATTAAAACTTGAATCCGGAGAGCTCATCCACACCGCCAACATTGCTAATCCAGAAGTCAGCGGAATTAGAGTTTCCACTCAACAATTCGAAGACTTGTTTGCAAAAACTCAAGCTGGAGCGGTGATTGAGGTTATAAATTAATAAAGATCTCAAATACTTAGAGACTAAACAGAGTTCTAACAAAATTATCTACAAAAGGGGCTAAAATAAGCTCTTTTCGAATGATACAATTCTACTTGATTTGACCATAACCCTGATACACGTCATAAGAGTAAGGATTGCAGTAGGTAGTTAAAATTTCATATGGGTAAAGAAGAATATACGGACTTAGGTCGCGGTGTAATCAAACGAAAAGCTAAACGTCGTGTTGGTATTTTTATTGATGGCACTGGACTAGATCGCGCCACTCGCCGACTTGATCGCAAGGTCGACCTCTCCCGCTTACTTGCGGGTGTTAGTGCTGGACTCCAAACCGACTGCGTTCGTTACTACACTCTAATCCCCTACGAAGATGATGCTCGACAATTTTCATTTCTTGACGCCGTAGAGCGAGCTGGAATGGAAGTCGTAGTAAAACGCTTGCCGCCAAAAAATGTTAAGCGTCAAGTTTCCGTTGACGTCCTGATGGCTTCTGACATCATGGCTTTTAGCTACGGTTACTACGAGAAAGCTCAAGCAGCTTCACAAGCAGCAACTCAAGCGGCCACAGGCACCGATGGCGGTAATATTATTCAACTTTCACCAACGATTGTAGACCCTGCTGATACTAAACGTATCGCTGTAGTGGTTTGTCCTAATCGTGAATTAAGCTATGCAATCTACCTAGCGCACACGCTCGGGGTTGAAACTCACTTAGCTGACTTCGGCCTCTATGGCACATCAGACGGCTGGAAAGGCATTGATAAGTGGATTGACTTGTCTACGTCAGTGACAATCTGGCGCGCTTAGCAAGTTTAGGTATTTACGATTACCAAAGCGTTTCACGTTAAAGTCTAGCTATAAATGACTCGCCTATGGCGAGCAGAGATAATTTTATTATGAAACGCTTAAATTATACTGGTCAGGTAAAGACCAGTCTTTACCTGACATTACGGGGGCCAAATCGGCGTTTCGGCCCCCGCGACTGTTTTTCAAGCAGTCGCTAGAGCAGATCACTATCTGCTTCACAGATTTGTGATCTGCTCAAACGTAACAACCCTTGTGACTTGCTAGATCGATAAAAGCTCGATATCACCTATAGCGTGAAATCGTTCTTTCAAAACCTGCTACTTGCCTGCTTGAGCTTAATTGTCACTCTCACAGTCCTAGAAGGTGGCTTTCGCTTCATCAGTCAATATAGCAAAAAGCCTCCACAATGGAGTTCTCGCCCAAGTTTCTACTTTGCTCCAGAGCATACAAAAACTTTTCAAGACTACGCATATCAAACACCTAAACCAGAAAATACTTTCCGCATTGCTGTAATTGGCGATTCTTATACTTTCGCGCCATATATGCAGTTTACAGACACCTTCCCCAAAATCCTTGAGCGCATGCTCAGGCTCAACACTCCGGACGATCGGCAGCAGCTCCAGCGAATTGAGGTAATCAATTATGGCGTCCCCGCTTATTCAACAAGTCACGAAGTGCGCTCGGCTGTGCGCGCCCTGAAGGATGGTGCGGATTTAATAATTCTACAGATTACGCTAAATGATGCAGAGATTAAACCTTATCGGCCCACCGGACTGAACACCACTAACGACCGTTTCGCAGCTCCAACGTTAACTGGATTCTGGTCCGTACTTACACATTCTAAGCTTGCTGGATTTTTATTAACGCGCTGGCATAATGCACAGACAGTCAAAGCCTACACTAATTATTTCATTAACCTATTTGAGCATCCACGGAAGTGGAAAATTTTCTCAAAATCTGTCTTGAAAATTCGCGCACTTTGCAAAAAGCATAATGTTAAACTAGTCGCTACGGTTTTCCCGCTTTTCGGCCTAGCACTAGATCAGCACTATCCATTCAAGGGCATTACTGAGAAAATTTTGACTTTTCTTAAGGACAAAGACATTCCTGCGCTTGACCTTTTTCCAGCCTACCTAAATATTCCGCTCGAAATTTTACAAGTCATTCCAAGCGTCGACAGGCATCCAAATGAAATTGCGCACCGGATTGCTGCCGAACAGATTTATCTTTGGCTTGAAAAAAATTCTTTAATTCCTGAGACTTTCCTGATCAAACGGCGTTTTCCGACTCGAATTAATAAAAATTTTGACTCAAACACTTGAACTGCCTATAAGATGTTGTCTTAGATTTTTGGGGGTATATATGTATAAATTTCTAGCTTCACTAGCAATCATTTTTGGATTTGCCTTGGCAGCCAATGCTGAAATTAAAATGTGCACACAGAGTCCACGTTTTAAGCCCTGCGTCTGCTACAATACCGTGCCAAAGAGTATCAAGTATCGTCCATCTGATCCAAACTGCCCGATGTCGCGCTACCCTGGCGATACAAATAATCACGTTGCTTCAGTAATTTTAAGCGGCAAGTTCCAATCTGCTTTCAGCACGGTTGTTCGGACCCGCTCTAATGCTGACCGCAGCCCCCGCAATGACTGGTTTTCAAGAACACACTGCACTTTAGAAGAGCATAATGCTGGTGAACGTAAGTGTAGCGCTTGGAAAGTCCAGGATGAATACGATGGCGAAGGAGTGCGTGGCTTATGCTTTGGAGCTTCCGGGTATTCCAAGGTATTTGAGCAAATTCGCAGAATTACAATCAAGGCAACTTCGCGTCGCTTACATAAAGTCGGCGGTGGACGCTATTGCTTGAAGAAGCCAACTGTCAATTTAAATTAAAACAATTCACAATCTATTGCGGCATGCCGCTAGCTTGTTAAAAAATGAGGGCAGTCTGTTTGGGTCTAAAACCTTAAGATGCTGCCCTACTTTTCAGATTCGAACTTCTCGCAGAGTAGCTCGAGTGGGATTTGATGCACGACGTAGCCTTCGGGCAGTGCGCTTTCCTCGAGCATGTGCTGCAGCAACGCTAGAGAATGAGCTTGAAGTGCGAGTCTACCGCTACGAATTTTTCGCACAGAGATTGCCTTAAGCCCAAGCACTTCCCCGAGTTCTGCATCAAGTTGATTGATGCGATTGACGTCAAGGCCAAGCCGCAAACCAAGGGCAATACAGACCTCATCTCGCGTCCATGCACTCGGAAGCTCGCCAAATGAGGCAAGTCCCATGGTTAACTTTCCGCAAGCGCGTAACTTCGCACGCAACCTCACTAGTGTTTGCTGGCTAGGGCTTTCACATCCAAGGCGATAGCCTTGCATTGTCTTTGGAGCAAGGCCCCAAAACTCGGCAAGGATTCGATCGGATTCGTCAACAGCAGTAGCTTTGCTGCCAAGAGCATTTCGAATCAAGCTAGAGCAAGCCGTGCGTTGACGGCATAGTTCTGCCTGATCGAATTTCTCCTGCTCCAAGGCAACAGCACTGACGAAAAGTTCTCGCGGGAAGGACTCTTCGGTTTGAATCACTCCTGCTGCGCTAAGTAGCATCAGCGTATCTTGATCGAGAAAAGCCTCACGAAAGCGCACAAATGAGTGCGCCGATAAGACTTCAGTTCCGGTACGCACGCGCGAAAACTCAGCCGGCGAAATCCCAAGCGCTTCAGCAAAAAACCGATCGAGCTCGGAGAGATTCTTAAATTTGTGGCCTTTAAGCTTAGCCAAGTTCTTCAAGATCACTTCGCGACGCGCAGTCTCTGCTTGTTGCTGAATCAACTGATCTGCATTTTCAACAAAAACGTTGAAGTTAAAATCAGCACGATTCAACTTAGCTATCCAAAGAGCGTGAATGCCTTGCGGACTTTGCAAAAAATTCCAGATCTTTAAGAGCGTTCTCCTGCCGATCTGCTGCTGTCCATAACGCACAGCACTTAGATGCACAGCACTTAAGCCCAAGAACTTGGCCAGATCTTCGTCACGCTTTCGCCAGCTCTTTGCTCGAGAGCCAATCACTCGGGCAAGTCGCGCAAGGAAAGCATCCCGCGCCAAACGTTGTTTGGCTTTTACTGGATCTTTAAGCAATAAGTCTTGCGGATGAAGTAAGACATAAAATTCTTTTTCATTAAGCTCAAGTCCCCTGCGTTGCTTTGCGATCAAAGCCAAAAGCAGACCCAATCGCTTCGCCGAAAAATGCTTTCGTCCACGCCGGACTTCACTTATCGTTTCTGCCTGCACTCGAAGATGCGTTGCAATCGTCCGATCATTCTCAACTGGTTCACCTAGCAAACCAAGAAGATCGTACAGACGTCGAAAAACTGGCTCACGCTGAGCGGCCAGCTCCTTAACTTGTTCGTTATTCATGGTTTGATTTGCGCAGAGCTAAAGAAAATCTGAGGTCTAAAACCTGGTTCCAGACTGCGCCTCCAATAGGGAATCTATTGGAAGCTCAGACGAGCTCGTCTACACAGAGTCAAGTTTACTTTGCAGAAATGTAATAATCAAATTTTTAGAACAATAAAAAGAGAGGTCGCGACGAAGGCTCTTAAACCTGAAAACTTAACCTCTCTTAATGACTATTCGACCTAAACTAGGTTGCTAGAAAACGCAGAAATTGCTCTCGATACGTTTCCTACTGGTCCCCTCAACAATGGCCAAATGTCTCTTGTCCTCCTTGCTGAGAAGCGCTCAGCTTTCCACCGTCGCTCGTTTGCCCAGTCCGGGTACTGCAAAACCCTCGCCCCGAACATTCCACACAACAGCCCCGGATGAGCTGAACCGGATCAAATAACTGTTTGCAACAGTTACAACATTCCTTCGTATCCATCGTTTATTTCTGTCCTTATCGAAACAAGTCACACCTTCAAATTTCCTTGACATGCAACTCTCTGATTTTTGCCAATTGTTGTTGTAACAAGCAAAATTCAAAGAATCACACGTCACCTTCGCCTAGACCATCTCATGGAAAGAACCTCTGATCATAATTTAAGGAACTAGTTAACAATCCAAAAAATGGCCAAAACGCACAAACTACCCCTAACCAACAATGTCAAAGAACAACCTTCCTTAAGGTTAAAATTTAAAAACAACGATGTGTGAGAAATTAAATATATTAGGCCGGATGGCCTAGAATAATCAGCGTAAATAGGTGTAAAGACGCAGAATTCATAATTTGAATTATGCTTTATAGCTCAGTCCTAATAAAAATCAAGCGAAAAGTGAACTTTTATTAATTTTATGTTAAGCTTCAAAACCTCGACTTTGTTCTTTAAAAATATTTGCCTTGGGTAGATAGAGATTCAATTCTTCGGTCTTGAGGCATTTCTTGGTCAATTTCCCAGTTAAATTTTCAGTCACCATCTCTCCAGACCGGAGCATTTCGGTAAATCAAAAAGAAGGTTTTTAGATGAAAGTGATTTCAATTCTTGGCATTTTGCTGTGCCTTGCTGGCATGGCCACGCCGCAAATTCCCGGAGTAGTCGGGGCGTTAGAAATAAAAGAATTTCGCGCCGATCTCACAACGGCAACAGTGATCTGGCATCTTCCAGAACCGGTAAACGAATCCATTGCTTTGGGTAATCCAATCTTACGAGTTCAAGGGAAATTGGATGTATTCTTTGCGCCCTTCAAGAATCCGCAAGCAAACATCATCAAGCCCTATGGAAGAGCGCCAAAAGCTGCAGATTTGCAAAAGCACTTTATGCGGCATGCACTGCGCGGCAAAACGGAGACGTGGTCAAATCCCACAACTCCAGAGGTGTCGACTAATGAGAGAAAGGTCTCAATCGTGCGCTTTGACTTTAAGATCACTGGGAAAAGTGGGCTAATCACCTACTCCTATCCCGCTAAGGCGATCATCGCCTCAGGCTTTGGTGAATTCGCCTACTTCGTCTTATACCCGAGTTCTCAAAAACTCACTGCGAAAGAATTTGCCGCTGGCGCAAACTCGCTTGCTAGCGACATTCGACTCATCGAGAGGCCTTAAAACCTCAAAGACCAAAAAAACAAGGAAGAATCAGAAAATGAAACTCCAAATTCTCGTCGCGGTCATGCTGATCGCACTTTTTTCGTCACTAGCGGGCGGCACCACTTTGGAGTCGTTCGCACCGGTGCAGGATGCACCAAAGACCAAGGATGTTGAGCTAACGCTCGAAATGGCATTGAAAGTGACCTTCAAGGTCCCTGAGACTGCGGCAAGGCCACAGATTGATGCGGGTGGCAGTGTGATTGACGTCAATCGCGTTGCCGCGATTACCATACCCACACTTCCGCCTAAAGCCGCCGTGCAAGAGCGCTTTGGCGGTAAAGAACCAACTCCCGAGGACCTAGTCAAGGCTTTCAAAGACTGGACTTGGGCGTTGGATGGAGCGGAACGAAAAAACGTTCCGGAAAAGCCAACAATCATCACTCCTCAAAAAGGACCAAAGATTGTGATGCTTGAGTACGATGTCGTGCATGAGCGAAACGGCACCTCGCGTCAGGCGGCGTTGATGATCTACTTCGAGGAGCGCGTGATCTTCATCGTCTGCACTCTGATCCCGGATAAGCTCGCTGACAGGCTGCTTCTCACCGAAGAGCGCAAAGCGCTAAACTTCGGGAAGATGGTGTATGACATCACCTCATCACTGAAGATCAGCAAGCTCTGAGACCTGCGAACTCGAACACCCGCAAAAGAGGCCCGGAGTAAATCGGTTTTAGCTCACAAAGCTACAGGTTTTCCTGAACCGAAATGCTCCTGGCCTCTTTTCTATCCACTAAAATATCCGGATTTTATCGTATCAAATAAGGTTGAGAGACAGAATTTCACCTGAACTTACAACCTAAAGGTCACTAGACACGATTTTTAGCTTTTCCTCCTCCAGCACATCCAGGCGCAAACGCGAAATTCCGCGGCCCTTGCACTGAAAGGGTGATGCTCTCCACGTCTAAGGCATGCGCGATATTACCTCTGCCAGAAAGGATCGCATTACGCACGTCTGAGTCAGCATAAACCCGCACAAGATACTGCCGCTTGATTCGTGACACTTCGCATTGGCTCAGTAACTCACGCAAAGCATTATAAATGACTGTGCCGACACAATCAGTTCCGATATTCCGACCGACATAAACTTCAATCGTAAAATCGCTAGGCCTACCGTCGACGCGAACTGCAAAAACAAGATTATTTACATCTTCCACGATTTCTCACCGTTTAAAGATATTTTTAAACGGTGAGAAAAATTAAAAACCCAGATCTCTGTCTCTCTGAATCAAGCTTAACTTTGTCTTGATTCAGAGATCATTATCCAAACTTACTCATCTGCAGATTTTAAAAGATCAAACTGAATGTCCTCAAGGCTCTCTACCTTTATCACAGGATAAAACCTTTAGTGAGGACATCCGACGTCAACGGCCAAATCTGCGGTTGTTAGTGTTTTTCCAGATCTCGAGCTGCTCGCGATGCTCCCCTGCTTTCATGGCGTTCAGAATCCACGAAGCAAAAAAAATGCCGCAGCTGATCATGAAAAACCCGTGAACCCCAGAGTCGTTCTGTATCGGGAAGTTCGGGGCAATCTTGTACCAAACACAGGCACAGATTACCAGGGCAACGAAGGAGAACCATGCGTTAATGCGCGTTTTTTTGTATGCTTCTTGCAGTTTCATTTTCACCCCTAGGAGTTTCCATTTAAGCCTTAATCACTAAGGCTTAACCAGAAACGCCTAGGAGGATGAACTTCTACCTTACTTAGAGAGCCTTTTGGACCTTTAGATTCTAACGAAAAACTAACAAAACCTCAATTCTTGGCATTTTAGTGCTGTTATTATATAATCAAAAATCTTTAACTGATCTTTCTAAATCTCTATCTCGAGTAGTCTCATTTTAGCCTCCTCACAGTCTAAAAAGTTCTTTTTTCCTAGAGCTTTATCGACCGTGGGCGAGTGCTTGCATTCCCTACAGGTTTTAACAAGGAAAAACTCATGCCAGATATCTACGGTCTCGCAATCATGTGGACAGCGCTTGCGCTTCTCACACTTGGTCTCGTCGCTCGCCAAAACCGCAAGGTTCACATCTCCAGCATGGTCTCGGGATTGACTCTGGTTTTTGCTCTTGTGCTGATTTTGCAAATCACTAAACGCGTTATCGGCAAAGTCGCCTCAGGTACGGTCAATGAAATGCCAGGCTGGCTGATGTCGATTCATGTCTCTCTAGCCGTGATTTTCATTGCGCTTTCTGTTGTAATGATTTCGACAGGAATTAAGAAAGCGCGAGGTTATCCCAATGGCCCTGACCGCCGCCTGCCTGCGATCCAGCGTCAACGCATCAACCGTCGGCATCGCGTCTGCGGCTTGATTGCCTACGGTGCAATGTGGGTTGTCGCGCTCACCGCACCTGGCTCGCTCATCGCGCAAATTTTGCCCAAGTAATTTACCCAGATAATTTACGGGGCAAAGGTTCTTTTTCCGGGGATGCAACACTCCCCACTTTTATTCTACTTTTTTCTATTTTTTAGAACAACATTCCCTTCTTTGGCTTTGGCTTGAACTTAGACTTAACCTTCTCCTTTATTAGCTCCCTCGTCCCTCCTGTCATCCTGAGTGAGCGAAGTGCGAACATCAGTGAGCACCGAGCGAATCGAATGGATCTCCAGCCTACGCGCGGTGAAAGCCAACTCCGGCTGGTATGTCAAACAACAGTTGTAGGGCAAATTGGAGATCTTTCGACTGCGCATGTATTCATTCTGCCAAATGAATACATTGCTCGCTCAAGATGACAAGAGGGGGATAAAGGGGAAGGTTAAGTCTGAGTTCAAGCCTAAGCCTGAGTTTTTTTCAATTACCGGACAGGCTCAGTCAAGCGCTCGGGTCGAAGGCAGGATGGCCCGTGGCCTTGCACTCCAAACAAAAAAAGGCCCGGTCTTTTCGACCGAGCCTTTGCTTAAACAATCAAAAAATCAAACTATAGTACTGATTCCTTGAATGCTTTGCTTGCTGTTAAGCGAATACGCTTACGAGCTGGAATGCGAATTGGCTCACCAGTTGCTGGGTTACGGCCCATACGCGCT
Proteins encoded in this region:
- a CDS encoding NYN domain-containing protein, translated to MGKEEYTDLGRGVIKRKAKRRVGIFIDGTGLDRATRRLDRKVDLSRLLAGVSAGLQTDCVRYYTLIPYEDDARQFSFLDAVERAGMEVVVKRLPPKNVKRQVSVDVLMASDIMAFSYGYYEKAQAASQAATQAATGTDGGNIIQLSPTIVDPADTKRIAVVVCPNRELSYAIYLAHTLGVETHLADFGLYGTSDGWKGIDKWIDLSTSVTIWRA
- a CDS encoding SGNH/GDSL hydrolase family protein, which translates into the protein MKSFFQNLLLACLSLIVTLTVLEGGFRFISQYSKKPPQWSSRPSFYFAPEHTKTFQDYAYQTPKPENTFRIAVIGDSYTFAPYMQFTDTFPKILERMLRLNTPDDRQQLQRIEVINYGVPAYSTSHEVRSAVRALKDGADLIILQITLNDAEIKPYRPTGLNTTNDRFAAPTLTGFWSVLTHSKLAGFLLTRWHNAQTVKAYTNYFINLFEHPRKWKIFSKSVLKIRALCKKHNVKLVATVFPLFGLALDQHYPFKGITEKILTFLKDKDIPALDLFPAYLNIPLEILQVIPSVDRHPNEIAHRIAAEQIYLWLEKNSLIPETFLIKRRFPTRINKNFDSNT
- a CDS encoding L,D-transpeptidase; the encoded protein is MKQKHLVTALFTAGLAVSFSACSKTVKSDASYSQSGSILLSFQIPKTTEALDTAPLIGFAPTELQVTSSESTQEVTPIATISLSQKTISKSDSSSTIQLAEEIKLPVGRHVISSIEEKPLWTAPESYFVERLLEVPAPEERNLYGALGPKALKLESGELIHTANIANPEVSGIRVSTQQFEDLFAKTQAGAVIEVIN